A single Pieris rapae chromosome 2, ilPieRapa1.1, whole genome shotgun sequence DNA region contains:
- the LOC110995200 gene encoding protein Lilipod, producing the protein MDDEEADLREQIFHNNVREQIIFLLLFILLYLFSFMLIEKFRRRDSEDYFTADEDEVKVYRISLWLCTFALAVSLGSALLLPVSIVSNEVLILYPNSYYVKWLNSSLIQGLWNHVFLFSNLSLFVFLPFAYLFSESTGFPGCRGLRGRVYETFIVLFLLGIGMLGLAYVISAWLKGDRSGIDALLNLWTYLPFLYSCVSFVGVLMLLVFTPLGFVRLFGVVGAVLVKPQFLRDLNEEYYVYSFEEDTIRRRIDNSAATGASYITPEPMCPDRGDISASVDVSVSDSKAKIVEPDEKQIPLLRLRNGALQAGLNERLHRIVAKRKEVENKRKTSSLQRNVVYPLAMLLLLALTAITVLMVLQNTLELLIGIKALPLSTRQFTLGIASLSKLGWAGATLEAFLILYLHAASLTGLCTPMRALRVLPRARRTPLTRIIALCAVLLAHSTAQPLLVKILGITNFDLLGEFGRIEWLGSFKLVLLYNAIFASTASLCLINKFTASVRRELYNRLKWITDFFTAPETQLHRISSTSRLSMDQSVYEKTETNSDLKPKSQ; encoded by the exons ATGGATGATGAAGAGGCTGATTTGCGTGAACAAATATTTCACAACAATGTTCGGGAGCAAATC ataTTCCTCcttttattcattttgttGTACCTTTTCTCGTTCATGTTAATCGAGAAATTTAGGCGACGAGACAGTGAAGATTACTTTACAGCTGATGAAGATGAGGTCAAGGTTTACCGAATCAGCTTGTGGCTTTGTACCTTTGCATTAGCTGTATCATTGGGATCAGCACTCCTGCTGCCAGTCTCAATAGTCAGCAATGAAGTGCTCATTTTGTACCCAAAtagttattatgttaaatggCTTAATAGCTCACTAATTCAGG gttTATGGAACCATGTGTTTCTCTTTTCTAATCTGTCATTGTTTGTGTTCCTACCGTTTGCCTACTTATTTTCTGAATCAACTGGATTTCCTGGATGTCGGGGGCTGAGAGGCAGAGTATATGAGACATTTATAGTCTTGTTCCTTCTGGGGATTGGTATGCTTGGACTAGCTTATGTAATCTCTGCCTGGTTAAAAGGTGATCGATCTGGAATAGATGCATTACTca ATTTATGGACGTACCTTCCGTTTCTGTATTCCTGTGTGTCATTCGTCGGCGTATTGATGTTGTTAG TGTTTACGCCGTTGGGTTTCGTGAGATTGTTCGGCGTAGTTGGAGCCGTTCTGGTGAAGCCACAGTTCCTGAGGGATCTCAATGAAGAATATTATGTCTACTCGTTCGAAGAGGATACTATACGAAGGCGAATAGATAACTCTGCTGCCACAG GTGCCAGCTACATTACCCCAGAGCCAATGTGCCCGGATCGAGGGGACATATCTGCATCCGTGGACGTCAGTGTTTCCGATTCCAAAGCCAAGATTGTTGAGCCTGATGAGAAACAGATACCGCTGCTTCGGCTCCGAAATGGTGCTTTGCAGGCTGGCCTCAATGAGAGATTGCATAGGATTGTTGCCAAGAGGAAG GAAGTGgagaataaaagaaaaacatcgtcgCTACAACGGAACGTGGTGTACCCGCTGGCTATGCTGTTACTCCTGGCCCTCACCGCGATTACAGTTTTAATGGTGCTGCAGAACACCCTCGAATTGCTCATAGGAATTAAGGCATTACCTCTAAGCACACGG cAATTCACGTTAGGGATCGCGTCTCTGTCTAAATTAGGATGGGCAGGAGCTACTCTAGAGGCATTCCTAATATTATATCTCCACGCGGCATCGCTAACTGGGCTCTGTACCCCCATGAGGGCGTTAAGGGTTCTACCACGTGCAAGAAGAACGCCCCTAACAAGGATAATAGCTCTCTGCGCTGTGTTATTAGCGCATTCAACGGCCCAGCCGTTGCTTGTTAAAATACTtg GTATAACAAACTTCGATTTGCTCGGCGAATTTGGTCGAATCGAATGGCTGGGCAGCTTCAAGTTAGTATTGCTATATAACGCCATATTCGCATCAACAGCCAGTCTTTGTCTCATCAACAAGTTCACGGCCAGCGTTCGAAGGGAATTATACAACAG ATTAAAATGGatcactgatttttttactgCACCTGAGACTCAACTACACAGAATCTCTAGTACTTCAAGACTGTCCATGGATCAGTCAGTTTATGAAAAGACTGAAACTAATTCAGATCTAAAACCCAAATCTCAATAA
- the LOC110995202 gene encoding tetratricopeptide repeat protein 12 encodes MSRCFTNPALKDHKAMELNEEWTNFMKRIGEVSGLVKDLASGDKDKADAAKMLADRYLEGKDINVDDVKMTVKHDRTVINQKAFKSLEKNDTGELDKDAWMAEVSKDAERRALDRKIRHEKADTLKTQAIKAFRRQEYDKALSCYNKAIEQVKDNPMFYCDRALTNIKLGNYQKVFSDCEWALRLNEKSFKARLYKAKAYKELEEFDKLEECKKELYDLFPQHDDLIKYFLNKEEGVVEDDGSQDI; translated from the exons ATGAGTCGTTGTTTTACAAATCCCGCGCTTAAAGATCACAAAGCAATGGAGCTGAATGAAGAATGGACGAACTTCATGAAAAGAATAGGAGAAGTGTCAGGTCTGGTAAAAGATCTCGCCAGTGGTGATAAGGACAAAGCAGACGCTGCCAAGATGCTGGCTGATCGCTATCTAGAAGGCAAAGATATCAATGTCGACGATGTGAAAATGACAGTCAAACATGATCGAACTGTGATAAACCAGAAGGCTTTTAAATCGCTCGAGAAAAATGACACG GGTGAACTCGACAAGGATGCATGGATGGCCGAAGTAAGCAAAGATGCAGAACGGCGGGCGTTGGACCGGAAAATTCGTCATGAAAAAGCTGACACATTAAAAACACAAGCAATCAAAGCCTTCCGTCGGCAAGAATACGATAAGGCTCTATCCTGCTACAACAAAGCTATAGAACAGGTCAAAGACAATCCCATGTTTTACTGCGACAGAGCATTGACGAACATCAAACTTGGAAACTATCAGAAG GTATTTAGTGACTGTGAATGGGCACTGCGACTCAATGAAAAGAGCTTCAAAGCTCGCTTGTACAAGGCAAAAGCGTACAAGGAGTTAGAAGAATTTGACAAACTGGAAGAATGTAAAAAAGAACTGTACGATTTATTCCCGCAACACGACGacctcattaaatattttctgaatAAAGAGGAGGGAGTGGTTGAAGATGATGGATCACAGGATATATAA
- the LOC110995199 gene encoding ribonuclease P protein subunit p30, producing MNFQNWGFSDVSVSNEYDSKKYYLFERLGFNTIAINTYIEEIDEEPKKKKRKGEIKEKKDFIPPPIDISHEVKGNLNILQRITIGFSDSSVAIKMNSSDNLKKYDLIAVIPKTLQAFQYACGTLDVDIITFEPEGRIPYKISRKLYRQAVERGIFFELMYAPAIKDSSARKNIISTAHNYHAVGKSRNIILTSSALTPIQTRSVHDVINLGFIFGLNSNESLKAIRTNVRQLILKAQGRKCGKHYMEIEIIDVKENKASFE from the coding sequence ATGAACTTTCAAAATTGGGGTTTCAGCGATGTATCTGTAAGTAATGAATATGATAGTAAAAAGTACTATCTTTTTGAAAGACTTGGATTTAACACCATAgccattaatacatatatagaagAAATTGATGAAGAACccaagaaaaagaaaagaaagggTGAAATCAAggaaaaaaaagattttattcctCCCCCTATAGATATCTCCCATGAAGTTAAGGGAAATCTCAACATATTGCAAAGAATAACTATAGGATTTTCAGATTCCAGTGTTGCTATTAAGATGAATAGttcagataatttaaaaaaatatgatctaATTGCGGTGATCCCTAAAACATTACAAGCTTTTCAGTATGCATGTGGAACACTAGATGTAGATATAATAACATTTGAGCCAGAAGGAAGAATACCATATAAAATTAGCCGAAAGCTGTACCGCCAAGCTGTTGAACGAGGTATATTCTTTGAATTGATGTATGCTCCTGCAATAAAAGATTCTTCTGCAAGGAAAAACATAATAAGCACTGCCCATAACTACCATGCAGTAGGGAAGTCAAGGAACATTATTCTTACAAGTTCTGCTCTAACTCCTATACAAACAAGAAGTGTTCATGATGTTATCAAtcttggttttatttttgggCTAAATAGTAACGAAAGTTTAAAAGCAATTAGAACTAATGTTCGTCAACTTATTCTTAAGGCACAAGGAAGAAAATGTGGAAAACattatatggaaattgaaattatagaTGTTAAGGAAAATAAAGCAAGTTTtgagtga
- the LOC110995195 gene encoding putative malate dehydrogenase 1B, producing MVVRIVIAGESQCKVFAEICLVADHLSKKLPDFRYERIEKPVLEWNAWMYKINQKNKWHHISSPLVWKELLATGSKAFYIGGGPEFLDYCYSYYKFDVFMAPARYENLVLNYRQYNKKMKQESKFHLDVEFEMEENTLKNTFSVCISGSGNPITMHLISELLEMSSSEKGVYKVYIYDHRCSSSFMELVERECSFVETNYAAKVVKYVDKIGLALTNTDVLIILDHVPFSPEQSIGGWLYENKKIMHNMAQMINASASSKMKIILPNLGPACYNATVLSESLTHISKHNIVIATSDLGMEVTPIIAKIAEIPMRNMFCPPVWGFVGVNHLVDINNSIHKYNEFHPFNRYKKVKNSTLCIGSLTPQMRTIEYLIFFDESLWIKVAEEKTKSIDSSCLNKSIAILDLLKSWLIDENTEEIITLGVLCDGK from the exons atggTTGTACGAATTGTAATAGCTGGTGAATCACAGTGTAAAGTTTTTGCTGAAATATGCCTCGTGGCAGatcatttatcaaaaaaattacctgATTTTCGCTACGAGCGTATAGAAAAACCAGTACTGGAGTGGAAT GCTTGGATGTACAAAATAAACCAGAAAAATAAATGGCATCATATTAGCTCACCCCTTGTTTGGAAAGAATTATTGGCTACAGGCAGTAAGGCCTTTTATATTGGAGGAGGACCTGAGTTTTTAGATTATTGCTACTCTTATTACAAATTTGATGTTTTCATGGCACCTGCGAGATatgaaaatttagttttaaactacagacaatacaacaaaaaaatgaaacaagAATCTAAATTTCATCTTGATGTCGAATTTGAAATGGaagaaaacactttaaaaaacacttttagtGTATGTATATCTGGATCCGGAAATCCAATCACTATGCATTTGATATCTGAGTTATTAGAAATGAGTTCAAGCGAAAAGGGtgtttataaagtttatatatacgaCCACCGATGCTCTTCATCTTTTATGGAATTAGTTGAACGTGAATGTAGTTTCGTAGAGACCAATTACGCAGCAAAAGTAGTCAAATACGTAGACAAAATTGGCCTAGCCCTTACTAATAcggatgttttaataatacttgatCATGTTCCGTTCAG tccAGAACAATCTATTGGAGGATGGTTATAcgagaacaaaaaaattatgcatAATATGGCGCAAATGATAAATGCATCAGCATCatcaaaaatgaaaataattttaccaaaTTTGGGCCCAGCTTGTTACAATGCAACAGTTTTATCAGAATCACTAACACATATTAGTAAACATAACATAGTAATTGCTACCTCAGATTTAGGAATGGAAGTAACACCTATTATTGCAAAAATTGCTGAAATTCCTATGAGAAATATGTTTTGCCCACCAGTTTGGGGGTTTGTTGGAGTAAATCATctagtagatattaataattcaattcataAATACAACGAATTTCATCcttttaatagatataaaaaagttaaaaattctaCTTTGTGTATTGGCTCATTAACACCACAAATGAGaactatagaatatttaatatttttcgatgaATCCTTGTGGATAAAAGTTGCAGAAGAAAAG aCTAAATCTATAGACAGTTCATGCCTTAATAAAAGCATAGCGATTTTGGATTTACTTAAATCATGGCTGATTGACGAAAATACCGAAGAAATTATAACTCTTGGTGTTCTTTGTGATGGCAAGTAA